A genomic window from Silene latifolia isolate original U9 population chromosome 11, ASM4854445v1, whole genome shotgun sequence includes:
- the LOC141611708 gene encoding cytochrome b-c1 complex subunit 7-2, mitochondrial-like, with translation MAVASSASSSLLKWLLDPKKNFLAAMHKSSVDHRLRKYGLRFDDLYDPMEDLDIKEALNRLPREIVDARNQRLKRAIDLSMKHEYLSSDLQAMQTPFRSYLQDMLALVKREREERETLGALPLYQRSLP, from the exons atggcGGTCGCATCCTCTGCCTCTTCCTCCCTTCTGAAATGGCTTCTTGATCCTAAAAAAAACTTCTTAGCCGCCATGCACAAGAGCTCCGTCGACCATCGCCTCCGAAAATACG gaCTGAGGTTCGATGATCTTTATGATCCAATGGAAGATCTGGACATCAAAGAAGCTCTAAATCGTCTTCCTCGCGAGATTGTTGACGCTCGTAATCAGCGTCTTAAGCGCGCCATTGATCTCTCCATGAAGCATGAGTATCTTTCTAGTGATCTCCAG GCTATGCAGACGCCCTTTAGGAGCTATCTCCAGGACATGTTAGCTCTT GTAAAACGCGAGAGAGAAGAACGTGAAACTTTGGGAGCTTTGCCTTTATACCAGCGATCACTTCCATAA